CGGCGATTCCGTCGTGAACTTCAGCCTCGCGACGACCGAATCCTGGCGAGACAAAGCCTCGGGCGAGCGCAAGGATCGCACCGAATGGCACAATATTGTGATCTTCAATGAGAATTTGGGGAAGATCGCGGAGCAATATTGCAAGAAGGGCTCGAAGGTCTATCTCGAAGGCCAATTGCAGACGCGTGAATACACCGACAAGGACGGTAACCAGCGCCGCACGACGGAAGTCGTCCTGCAGCGTTTCCGCGGCGAGTTGACGTTGCTCGACAGTCGCGGCAGTGCGCGTGGCGAATCTTTCGACGAGCGTGGCGGCGCGGTTGAAGCCGCAAGCAGCGGTGCCAGCTTCGGTCGTTCGTCGCCGATGGACTCCGACAGGCGCCCAAGCCGCGCCGCGGAAATGATCGACGACGACATTCCGTTTTAATAGATATCAGACGATCATGCCGCGGGGGATCGCTGCATGATCGTCGAGAAAAAAGTCTTCGAGCTGCCGGAGTTTCGCACATCCGGCGGCCAGCTCATCAAAAATGTCCGCATTGGCTGGGAGAGCTACGGCACGCTCAATGCGGATCGCTCTAATGCAATCCTCATCGCGCATTATTTTTCCGGCACCAGTCACGCCGCCGGCCGCCACGCCAAAGAAGATGTCTTTCCCGGCTATTGGGACGCTTTGATCGGCCCGGGCAAGGCGATCGATACCGATCGCTATTTCGTCTTCTCATCCGACACGCTGGTCAATCTCAATGCGCGCGATCCGCATGTCATCACGACAGGTCCCGCGAGCATCAATCCTGACACCGGAAAATCTTACGGTCTCGATTTTCCACTGGTCACGATCCGCGATTTCGCCGCTGTGCAGAAGGCGCTCGTCGATTATCTTGGCATCCGCAGGCTTCATGCGGTAATGGGCCCGTCGATGGGCGGCCTGCAGACGCTCGCCTGGGCCGCCATCTATCCCGACATGATGGATCGTATCGTCCCCGTCATTTGCGCGGGCGAAGTGGATGCGTGGCTCATCGCGTGGCTTGGCCTTTGGGGCGCGCCGATCATCGCCGATCCGGCCTGGAAAAACGGCGCCTACGCGCTCGATGAACAGCCGCTCGCGGGCCTGAAGCTGGCGCTCGAACTCGTCACATTGCAGGCTAATCATTGGATCTGGGCTGACACGCAATTCGGCCGCACCTTCGCGGAGCCCGGCGCTGATCCTGGAAATGCGCTGCGCAATTATTTCAAGGCGCAGACGGTGGTGTCAGGCATTGCTGCCGAACGCGCAAAAATATCCGACGCCAATCATCTGCTTTATCTTGTGAAAGCCAACCAGACTTTTGCTGTCGGGCCGACGGGTACGGTCGCCGATCTCGAAAAGATAAAAGCCAGAACTCTCCTGCTCTATTCACCCGAAGATCAGGTCTTTCGCGCCGCCAAATCCCGCGCGACGGCGGCGGCGATCGCTAAGGGCGGCGCAGAGGTCGAGACGGCTGAAATCCACGGACCCTTCGGCCATGCCAATGGCCTCTTTGCCATGGCACCGCTTGGCGAAAAGATCAGAGAATTTCTGGCGGCCTAGCGGTCTTTCTGCTCCGCATCCATGGTGCGAATCGAACGCCAACTTCGTCGCGAAAAAGGCCGGTTCGCAAGCCATGCGCGGCCTCGCGCCGCATCCGCCTGTTAGAATCCCAAGTCCCCACAATAAGAGATTGAAATTTATGAGTATTTTTGAGCCACTCAAAGCCTGCTCGGCTGGCCTTTTTGGGCGCAATTGATTATATAGAAGTCTCCTCCCAAGTTTGGATGAATTGCCTTGGCCGATAATAACGAAAACGGCGCCGGACCCACGGATTCGGACGTCCGTCCGGTCTCTATTTCTGACGAAATGCGCCGCTCCTATCTCGATTACGCGATGAGCGTGATCGTCAGCCGGGCGCTCCCCGATGTGCGCGACGGCCTGAAGCCGGTGCACCGGCGCATCCTCTTTTCGATGTATGAAAACAATTATCTGCCGGACCGGCCCTATAACAAATCGGCGCGCGTCACCGGCGATACGATGGGCAAGTATCATCCGCACGGCAACCTCGCGATTTATGATGCGCTGGTGCGTATGGCGCAGCCGTTTTCGATGCGGCTGCCGCTCATCGACGGCCAGGGCAATTTCGGCTCGGTCGATGGCGATCCACCGGCGGCCGAACGCTACACCGAGGTGCGTCTTGCGACCTCCGCGCTGCCGTTGCTTGACGATCTCGACAACGAGACGGTCGATTTTCAGGCGAACTATGATGGCCGCGAACACGAGCCCGTCGTTCTTCCCGCGAAATTTCCCAATCTGCTCGTCAATGGCGCCGGCGGCATCGCCGTCGGCATGGCGACGAACATTCCACCGCACAATCTTGGCGAAGTGATCGACGCGGTGTTCGCGCTCATCGACCGGCCCGAGATCAGCATCGAAGAGCTGATCGCAATCGTCCCCGGACCTGATTTCCCGACCGGTGGCAATATCATTGGCCGTGGCGGCATTCGCGCCGCTTATCTCAACGGTCGCGGCTCTATCCTCGTGCGCGCCAAGGTCGAGGTCGAGGAAATCCGCAAGGAGCGCGAGGCGCTCATCGTCACCGAAATTCCGTATCAGGTGAACAAAGCCACGCTGGTCGAGAAAATCGCCGAGCTCGTGCGCGAGAAGAAAGTCGAAGGCATTTCCGACCTGCGCGACGAGTCCGATCGCCAGGGCATGCGCATCGTCATTGAGCTGAAGCGCGATGCTGTGGCCGATGTCGTGCTGAACCAGCTCTGGCGCTTCACGTCGCTGCAATCGAGCTTCCCGGCCAATATGATCGCGCTCAACGGCGGACGGCCGGAGACGCTGAACCTCAAGGACTTCCTGCGAGCCTTCGTGGATTTCCGCGAAGAGGTCGTCACGCGCCGCACGAAATTCCTGCTCGGCAAGGCGCGCGATGCGGCGCATCTGCAAGTCGGTCTCGCCATCGCCGTCGCCAATATCGACGAGGTCATTCGCGTCATCCGCACCTCGCCCGATGCGGCGACAGCACGTGAAGCCTTGATGAGCCGCGAATGGCCGGCGCGCGATATGGCGCCGCTCATCGCGCTGATCGCCGATCCGCGCCATGTGCTGTCAGCAGACGGCATGTGCCGGCTTTCCGAGGCGCAAGCGCGTGGTATCCTGGAGCTACGCTTGCAGCGCCTCACGGCGCTCGGCCGTGATGAAATCGGCCAGGCGCTGGAAAAGCACGCCGCCGAGATCGCAGATTATCTCGACATTCTGCGCTCGCGTGCGCGACTCTTCGGCATCATCAAGGATGAGTTGCTGGCGGTTAAACTCGCGCATGCGACACCGCGCCGCTCGATCATCCTAGATAGCGACGCCGATTTCGAAGACGAGGATTTCATTCAGCGTGAGGATGTCGTCGTCGTCGTTTCGCATGCAGGCTACATCAAACGCGTGCCGCTCTCGGCGTATCGCGCGCAGCGTCGCGGCGGCAAAGGCCGCACCGGCATGCAGACGCGCGACGAGGATTTTGTCGCCAAATTGTTCGTTGCTTCGACGCACACGCCGGTGCTGTTCTTCTCGTCGCTTGGGCAAGCCTACAAGGAAAAGGTCTGGCGTCTCCCCGCGTCCGCCCCGCAGGCGCGCGGCAAGGCGTTGGTCAACATTCTACCGCTCGAACAGGGCGAGCGCATCACGACGATCATGCCGTTGCCGGAAGACGAAGAGCAATGGGAAAAGCTCGACGTAATTTTCGCGACGACGCGCGGCACTGTGCGGCGCAACAAACTCTCCGACTTCGCCCAGGTCAATCGCGCCGGCAAGATCGCCATGAAGCTCGATCCCGGCGAAGAGATCGTCAACGTCCAGATCTGCAACGAGAATGACGATGTCCTGCTGACGAGCGCGGACGGCCAGTGCATCCGCTTCCCGGTGACTGACGTTCGCGTCTTCAAGGGCCGCGATTCGATGGGCGTGCGTGGCATCTCGCTTGGCGAAGGCGATCGCGTCATTTCGCTGGCTATCCTTCACCATATCGAAGCCGACAGCGGCGAGCGTACGGCCTATCTCAAGATGCGCCGCGCCATTGCCGGGGAGACTGAGGCGACCGAAGCTGTAAACGACGACACGAATGGCGAAGAGGCAGCCGCCGCCGCGCTGTCCTCCGAGCGCTATGCGCAAATGTCGGCCGCGGAGGAAATCATCCTGACGATTTCAGCGAACGGTTACGGCAAGCGCACGTCGTCCTACGAGTATCGGATCACCGGGCGTGGCGGCAAAGGCATCGTCGCGATGGCCGTAAACCCGCGCAACGGGCAACTCGTGGCCTCAATGCCGGTCGAGGAGACCGACGGAATCATGCTGGTCACAAATGGTGGCCAGATGATCCGCTGCCCGGTCGAAGGCATCCGCGTTGCCGGCCGTAGCACGCAAGGCGTGATCGTCTTTAACACCGCCGAGGACGAGCGTGTCGTCAGCGTTGAGTGCATCAGCGAAGATGAAGCAGCGGAAAACGGCGAGGCTTCGGACGAAACCGCAAGCGAGTAATCACGGCGCGGGAGAGGGGAGATTTGCCCCTGCCCGCGCCCTCGGCTAGAAGTCCGCGATGACCATCAAGGCGCTCTATACCGGCACGTTCGACCCGTTGACCAACGGGCACGTCGATATCATCGCGCGCGCGGCGCGTTTCTGCGACGAGCTTGTGGTCGCGATCGGTGTGCATCCGGGCAAGACGCCGATGTTTTCCGCGGCCGAGCGCACTGATTTCATCCGCGCTGCTTGCGGCGGTCTCACGGCAAACCATTCCTGCAAATTATCGGTGCTGACGTTTTCCGGGCTTGCCGTAACGGCGGCGCGGGAAGCCGGCGCAACGCTTCTGGTCCGCGGCCTGCGCGACGGCACCGATCTCGATTATGAAGCGCAGATGACAGGCATGAATGCGATCATGGCGCCAGAGATCGAAACGATTTTCCTGGCAGCCTCTCCGCAAGTTCGTCACATTGCCGCGACATTGGTGCGCCAAATCGCGCTGCTCGGGGGCGATATCGCGCCTTTCGTGCCTGATGTCGTCGCCAAAGCCCTCGCCGTAAAACTCAACAACGCGCCTTAAGCTTTCCAAGGAGGAAATATGCACCTCGTCCGCCGCAGTCTTCTGGCTGTCTTCGCCTTCATGTTCCTGACTGCGCCGCTTGCTGCGGCCGATCTCAAAAACGAGATCTATCTTTATACCAAGGACGGGCGCGTCACGCTCCTGCTGCGGCCTGATCTCGCGCCGAAGACCGTCGAGCAGATCAAGATTCTGACCAAGCGCGGCTTCTTCAACGGCCTCAAGTTTCATCGCGTGATCGACGGCTTCATGGCGCAGACGGGCGATCCGACCGGCACCGGCACCGGTGGTTCCGATCTGCCGAACGTGCCCGCCGAATTCAACAAAGCGCATTTCAAGCGCGGCTCGCTCGGCATGGCGCGCGCCGATGATCCGAATTCCGGCAATTCGCAATTCTTCATCTGCTTTGGCGATGCCGGATTTCTCGACGGCCAGTACACGAACTTCGGCGAAGTCATCGATGGCATGGATGTCGTCGACAAGATCAAGAAGGGCTCGCAGGCCGACAACGGCACCGTCACCGACCCGGACAAGATCGTGAAGATGGAACTCGCGACTGACACAAAGTAACGCCTTGCTGGCTAGCGCGGCCAAGCCCGCGCTAGCCTTTGCGAAGGTTTACCTTGCGGCTGGCTTCGACTATGGGAAGCCCAATACAAATTGGAGGCATCGGCATGGCGGAAGCCGGCAACACCCTAACTCTCGAAACGACCAAGGGCCCCGTGGTGATTGAACTGCGGCCTGATCTCGCGCCCAATCATGTCGCGCATATCAAGAAGCTCGTCGATGAGCACTTCTACGATGGCGTCGCGTTTCATCGCGTCATCGATGGGTTCATGGCGCAGACCGGCTGCCCGCATGGCACCGGCACCGGCGGCTCGAAATACCCGAACCTGAAGGCCGAGTTCAATGCGGAGCCGCATGTGCGCGGCACCGTTTCGATGGCGCGGGCGCAAAGCCCCGATTCGGCGAATTCGCAATTCTTCATCTGCTTCGATGACGCGCGCTTCCTCGACAAGCAATATACGGTTTGGGGCAAGGTCGTCTCTGGCATGGAGAATATCGACACGATCAAGCGCGGCGAACCGGTGCGCGATCCGGACCGAATCGTCTCCGCCAAATTGAGCTAACATTGCGCAATTCCGTCATTGCGAGCGAAACGAAGCAATCCAGAGAAAAAGACTGGATTGCTTCTTCGCTTTTGCGCCCAGCAATGACGGCTGGATGATATGCGTGTCGATCTTTTCGATTTCGATCTGCCGCCCGAGCGGATCGCCTTGCGCCCGGCGGTCCCGCGCGATACGGCACGGATGCTGATCGTCACGCCCGGCGAATCTGAATTGTTCAAAGATCGGACGATCCGCGACCTGCCGGACTTTCTGCGCCCGGGCGATATCCTTGTCGTCAACAATACACGCGTCATCCCCGCCCGGCTCGAAGGTGTGCGCAGCCGCGGCACGACACAAGCCAAGATCGAAGTGCTGCTGCACAAGCGCGTTTCCGCCAACACATGGCGCGCGTTTGCGAAGGGCGCCAAGAAACTGCAACGCGGCGACACGATCGCTTTCGCGCGCAATGGGGCGGCGACTCTCGAAGCTGAAGTGCTCGAAAATTTCGGCGAGGGCGAAGTCTTGCTTACTTTCGCGCTCGCTGGCGACGATCTCGATCGCACCGTCGAAAAGCTCGGCGCCATGCCTCTGCCGCCTTATATCGCCGGCAAACGCCCGGCCGATGCGCAAGATGCGGATGATTATCAAAGTCTCTTCGCGACCCACCGCGGCGCGGTCGCGGCGCCAACCGCGAGCCTGCATTTCACGCCCGCACTGAAAACGGCAATCGCCAAGCGGGGCGTTGACATCGCGGAGATCACCCTGCACGTCGGCGCCGGAACATTTCTGCCCGTGAAGTCAGACGACACAAACGCGCATAACATGCATGCCGAATGGGGCGAGATCGACGCGGAGATAGCGGCGCGGCTGAATGCGGCACGCGCGGCGGGCGGCCGCATCGTTGCGCTGGGCACGACATCGTTGCGTCTGCTCGAATCCGCAGCAACAGCCGATGGTCAGATTGCGCCCTTTTCTGGCGATACCGCGATTTTCATCACGCCGGGTTATCGCTTCAAAGCCGTCGATCTGCTGCTCACCAATTTCCATCTGCCGCGCTCGACGCTCTTCATGCTCGTCTCGGCCTTTAGCGGGCTCGAAACAATGCAAGCCGTCTATCGGCATGCGATTGCCACGGACTATCGTTTCTATTCTTATGGCGACGCATGCCTGCTCGCCCCGCAATCATGACGACCTCGCTCACATTCGACATTCACGCCAAGGACCGCAATGCGCGCACAGGCGCAATCAATTTGCCGCGCGGTACGATCCGTACGCCCGCCTTCATGCCGGTCGGCACAGCTGCGACCGTCAAGGCGATGTTCCCGCAAGATGTTCATGCGCTCGGCGCCGATATCGTCCTCGCCAATACCTATCATCTGATGTTGCGGCCGGGGGCCGAGCGCGTCGCCGCGTTGGGCGGCCTGCATAGGTTCATGAATTGGCAATGGCCGATCCTCACTGATTCCGGCGGCTTTCAGGTCATGTCGCTGTCAAAGCTGCGGAAGCTCGACGAAAGCGGCGTGACCTTTCAATCCCACATTGACGGCGCGCGGCATCATTTGACACCTGAACGCGCGATGGAAATTCAGCGCCTGCTCGGCTCCGACATCCAGATGCAGCTCGATGAATGCGTGAAGCTGCCCGCGCCCGAGGCCGAGGTCGAGCGTGCCATGCGGCTTTCGTTGCGCTGGGCGGAGCGATGCAAGATCGCCTTCGGCGTGCAACCCGGCCATGCTCTCTTCGGCATTGTCCAGGGCGGCGCAAACCCGGCGCTTCGGCACGCGAGTGCCGAGGCGCTGGTTGATATGGGTTTCGACGGCTATGCGCTCGGCGGCCTTGCGGTAGGCGAGCCGCAAGAGGTGATGCTGGCCATGATCGAGGCAAGCGTTACGCATCTGCCGGCCGCGCGCCCGCGGTATCTGATGGGCGTGGGCTCGCCGGACGATCTCATCGAATCCGTGCGGCGCGGCATCGACATGTTCGACTGCGTGATGCCGACGCGCGCGGGCCGCCACGGCCTCGTCTACAGCCGCTTCGGCCGGATCAATCTGCGCAACGCAAAACATGCCGACGATACGCGGCCCATCGATCCGGAATCGTCTTGTGAAGCGGCGCGCGTCTACTCCCGCGCGTATCTGCACCATCTCGTGAAAGCCGGCGAAATTCTCGCCATGATGCTGCTGACGACGATCAATCTTGCTTATTACGAAACGCTGATGGCCGAGGTCCGCGCCGCAATCGCCGCCGGGCGCTATCCGGACTTCTGTGCGGAAACGAAAGCCAAATGGTCACGCGGCGAGTCGGCGCGCACCCCATAAAGCAAAAGGCGAAGCAGGCTCAAGGGCCCGACTTCGCCTTTCCGCTCCCTCGCCCTAGACCCTTTCCCGTCTGTTCCCGTTTGGGGATAGCGCGTTTCCACGCAGACGATGCGAAAGGGGTTCCTCCCACGACTTGGACTACGTACCCGTTCAGGAGAACTCGAACGCTCTCAACTGGACGGTGGGCGTTTGTAGCTCACGCGTGACGCATTGTCACGCAGCAATGCGTCATCCTGCTCTCAAAAAAGGCATAAAAATTCTTTTTTATTCTCCTTTTTCAGGTAAAAATACCAACCAAGACTTGCGGCTCTCCTACGATCTTCTCCCCCCTTCCCAAGTGCTAAACCTGCGGGCAAGTTGGCCGCTCATTCCGAGTCGCGCACACGCTCATGGCTGTCTATACTGAAGTTTCCGACACGGCCCTCGCGGGCTTTCTCGCCGATTACGATCTCGGCCAATTGCTTGCCTATAAAGGCATTGCCGAAGGCGTCGAAAATTCCAATTTTCTGCTGCATGTCGCCGCTGGATTCTTCATCCTGACGCTTTATGAAAAGCGCGTCCGCGCGAGCGACCTGCCGTTCTTCCTCGGCCTTATGGAACATCTTTCCGCGCGTGGTCTCGTCTGCCCCCAGCCGGTGAAAACCCGGCAGGGCGTCCTGCTTGGCACGCTCGCGAGCAAGCCCGCCGCCATCGTGACTTTTCTCGAAGGCGTTTCGACGCGGATGCCGACGGTCGCGCATTGTGCGGCGCTCGGCGCAGCGCTGGGGCAATTGCATCTCGCGGGCGCTGATTTTCCGCACGAGCGCACGAACGATCTCTCAATGTCCGCGTGGCCCAACCTTTTCGCCCAGGCCGAAGATCGCGCCGATAGCGTCGAGCCTGGGCTCGCTGACTTTCTCGCAACCGAACTCTCGGCGCTTGCCGGACTTTGGCCGCAGAGCCTGCCGCGCGGGATCATCCACGCCGATCTCTTTCCGGACAACGTTCTGTTCCTCGGCGACGATGTCTCAGGCTTGATCGACTTCTATTTCGCCTGCACAGATTTTCTCGCCTACGATCTCGCGATCTGTCTCAACGCTTGGTGTTTCGAAGCGGATTTTTCGTTCAACATCACCAAAGGAAAGGCGCTGATCGACGCCTATCAAGCCTGCCGCCGATTGACCGATGAAGAAGCCGCTGCTTTGCCTGTTCTCGCCCGCGGCGCTGCCCTGCGCTTCACCCTCACACGCCTCGTCGATTGGTTGAATGTTCCACCTGGCGCCCTCGTCCGGCCGAAAGATCCGCGCGAATATGCGCGCCGCCTGCGCTTTCACCAGCAGACCACGGGCGCGCAGAATCTCGGGTTGACGCGTTGAGTGAAAAGATCACGATCTGGACGGACGGCGCCTGCTCCGGAAATCCCGGCCCCGGCGGCTGGGGCGCCGTCATGACATTCGGCGGGCATCGTAAGGAACTTGCGGGCGGCGAAGCGGCGACGACCAACAATCGCATGGAGCTCACCGCCGCGATCCGCGCTCTTGAAGCCTTGAAGCGGCCCTGTACTGTCGATCTCTATACGGATTCCGCCTATCTGCGCGGCGGCATCATGACCTGGCTCGCGGGCTGGAAGAAGAACGGCTGGCGCACGGCCGATAAAAAGCCGGTCAAGAATATCGAACTCTGGCAGGAACTCGAACAGGCCGCCGCGCCGCATAAGATCGTATGGCACTGGCTCAAAGGTCATGCCGGCGACCCGATGAATGAGCGCGCCGACGAATTGGCGCGTGAGGGAATGCGGCCATTTCTGCGAAAGTAGCCGGCTGGCATATGATCGTAACAAGACGGCGCTAATGCTCGCTGAACTCGCGAGAGCGGTATTTTCTCCGAACTTATCTTCTCGCGGTTTTCTCTCTTGTCGCGCTAAGATATATTCAACGGCGAAGCTGGATTGCGCGCGATGAGATTTCCGGTTCGCATCGCCCTTCCGTGTGTGCGAAGGATTGATGCCTCTCTGATCAGGAAAGTCCGAACGTGAGCGAACCTTTCGTTACTCGCAACGACATCACGTCGTGGGGCCGTGTGGTGCGTGAGCCGCAACACGTTGCGACGCCGCGTTTCCTCGATCAGCTCCCTCCTCTGGTGGACGCAGCGCGAAACTCAAGCCTGCTTGCATCGGGCCTGCGGCGGTCCTACGGCGATTCCTGTCTCAACGGGGATGGCGACCTGATCGACATGTCGAAGCTCGATCGCATCATCCACTTCGACTCCGCCAATGGAATTCTGCGCGCCGCAGCTGGCGCAAGCTTTTCGGCGATCCTGCAACTCATCGTGCCACACGGCTGGTTTCTTCCCGTCACGCCGGGGACCCGCTTTGTCACGCTCGGCGGCGCCGTTGCCAATGACGTCCATGGCAAAAACCATCACACAGCCGGGACCTTTGGCCGGCACGTCCGCGCCATCGGCCTGCTGCGCAGCGATCGCGGCCGGCTGACGCTGACGCCGCAAACCGAACCCTCTTTATTCGCCTCGACAGTCGGCGGCCTCGGCCTCACAGGATTGATCGAATGGGTGGAAATCGATCTCGTCAAGATCGACAGCGCCTATCTCGAATCCGAAACCGTGCCGTTTGAAAATCTTGACGCGTTCTGGGACATCACTGAGGCGAGCGCTGAGAAATTTGAATTCACGGTCGCCTGGGTCGATTGTCTTGCGCGCGGGGACAATTTGGGTCGGGGTATTTTTTCCCGCGCCGATTGGACACCCTATGGATCTTTTGACAGCCATCGCGATGGGACATTGAAGCGCATACCAGCAGACGCACCGAATTTTGTGCTCAACCGGATGAGCATCAGCGCGTTCAACGAGCTTTATTATCGCGTCAACAAAGCCCGCAGCGGAAAAAAGCTTCAGCACTATGCGCCATTCTTCTATCCGCTCGATGCGGTGCACGGCTGGAACAAACTCTACGGCGGCAAAGGCCTTCTCCAATATCAATGCGTCGTTCCCCGCGCGACTGAGCGCACTGCGATCCGCACCCTGCTCGAAACCATCGCGGCCGATGGTCAGGGTTCGTCTCTCGCCGTCCTCAAAACCTTCGGCGACCTTCCACCCGTCGGGTTGTTGTCGTTTCCCCGCGCCGGCACGACGCTGGCGCTTGATTTTCCCAATCGCGGCGCGGCGACGCTCGCCTTGCTGGCGCGGCTCGACGCAATCGTCGCCGAGGCTGGGGGTGCGCTCTATCCGGCTAAAGATGGCCGCATTCCGAGCGACATGTTCCAGCGCTCGTTCCCGCGTTGGCAGGAACTGCAAAGGGACCCTCTGATGAGTTCCGACTTCTGGCGAAGGGTGGCGATATGAGCGGCGCATCCGAGGAAATTGTCGTGCCGCAGGTCCACCAGCGAATTGTGATCCTAGGCGCGACATCGGCCATCGCAGAAGCCGCCGCCCGCCTTTGGGCCACGCGCGGCGCACGAATTGTTCTTGCCGGACGCAACGAGGCGCGGCTCAACGAAATTGCGACCGATCTGAAAGCGCGTGGCGCACGCGAAACGATCGATTGGCCGCTCGATTTCGTCAGTGCGGACGCCAGCGCGGAACTCGCCAAAATGGTCGAGCATCTCGGTGGCCTCGACATTCTGCTTCTCGCCTATGGCGCGCTTGGCGACCATGCCGAACTCGAACGCAACCCCGCCGCCGCCGCGAAACTCATTGCCACGAATTTCTCCAGCGCGGCCGCCTGGTGTCTCGCGGCAAGCGCGGTTCTGGAAAAACAGCGCGGCGGCACCCTACTTGTGATTGGCTCTGTCGCCGGCGATCGCGGCCGTCGCTCCAATTACATCTATGGCGCGACCAAAGGCGGCCTCGCCCATCTCGTCGAGGGAATCGCGCATAAGCTCGCGCCGCTGGGCGCCCGCGCCGTAATCATCAAGCCGGGCTTCGTCGATACGCCAATGACGGACGCGATCGCCAACAAGGGTGCGCTCTGGGCGACGCCCGAAGCCGTCGCAGTCGTGATCGTCCGCGCCGGCGAAAAAGGCGGCCCGGCGATCTACGCGCCGGGATTTTGGCGTGGGATCATGCTGGTCGTCCGCGGTCTGCCCGCGCCGATCTTCAACAAGGTCAATATCTGATCCCCACCCTCGCCTTCGCGCTTGGAAAAACCCGGCAAATGTCTTAGGTGTGTGGCCCTCTGAGGGTGATCGGCGCCCCTCAACAGCGCCGCCCTCACCCAAAACGCTTATTTCTCAGCGTCTTGGGGGATAGTTCAACGGTAGAACTGCGGACTCTGACTCCGTCAATCTTGGTTCGAATCCAGGTCCCCCAGCCAACATGGTGAGCATGAAAAAGGCCCGTAAAACGGGCCTTTTTGCTGGGCTGGGCGCTCCGGTTAAAGATGCTCCTACCAGCGCAGCTAAATCATCGACGCGCATGTCGGAGAAGAAAACGTGAGAATTTGCGTGTTCGGCGTCGGGGCAATCGGCGGATATATGGCCGCCGAACTGGCTCTCGCAGGTCATGATGTGTGCGGCATCGGCCGTGGCGCTCATCTGGCGGCCATACGCCAAGATGGTTTGAAGTTGATTTCGGATGGGCGCCAGCGCGTCGCACGCTTTCCCGCCAGCGACGACCCGTCAGATTTTGGTCCGCAGGATATCGTGATTTGCGCTCTCAAGGCGCATCAGGCGCATGCCAGCGCGGCGGAGTTTTTACCGCTGCTGGGGCGCGACACCGCCGTCGTCACCGCGATGAATGGAATTCCCTGGTGGTATTTTTATAAAGAGGGCGGCCAATTTGAGGGACGACACTTACAAAGTGTAGATCCGGACGCCAAGCAATGGCGCCTGATTGGACCGGAACGCGCGATTGGCTGTGCGGTCGATCCGGCCTGTGAGGTCATAGCGCCAGGCGTGATCGAACATCATCAACTCAATCGCTTCACGATCGGGGAGCCGGA
This Methylovirgula sp. DNA region includes the following protein-coding sequences:
- the tgt gene encoding tRNA guanosine(34) transglycosylase Tgt, with the protein product MTTSLTFDIHAKDRNARTGAINLPRGTIRTPAFMPVGTAATVKAMFPQDVHALGADIVLANTYHLMLRPGAERVAALGGLHRFMNWQWPILTDSGGFQVMSLSKLRKLDESGVTFQSHIDGARHHLTPERAMEIQRLLGSDIQMQLDECVKLPAPEAEVERAMRLSLRWAERCKIAFGVQPGHALFGIVQGGANPALRHASAEALVDMGFDGYALGGLAVGEPQEVMLAMIEASVTHLPAARPRYLMGVGSPDDLIESVRRGIDMFDCVMPTRAGRHGLVYSRFGRINLRNAKHADDTRPIDPESSCEAARVYSRAYLHHLVKAGEILAMMLLTTINLAYYETLMAEVRAAIAAGRYPDFCAETKAKWSRGESARTP
- the thrB gene encoding homoserine kinase, which codes for MAVYTEVSDTALAGFLADYDLGQLLAYKGIAEGVENSNFLLHVAAGFFILTLYEKRVRASDLPFFLGLMEHLSARGLVCPQPVKTRQGVLLGTLASKPAAIVTFLEGVSTRMPTVAHCAALGAALGQLHLAGADFPHERTNDLSMSAWPNLFAQAEDRADSVEPGLADFLATELSALAGLWPQSLPRGIIHADLFPDNVLFLGDDVSGLIDFYFACTDFLAYDLAICLNAWCFEADFSFNITKGKALIDAYQACRRLTDEEAAALPVLARGAALRFTLTRLVDWLNVPPGALVRPKDPREYARRLRFHQQTTGAQNLGLTR
- a CDS encoding SDR family NAD(P)-dependent oxidoreductase — encoded protein: MSGASEEIVVPQVHQRIVILGATSAIAEAAARLWATRGARIVLAGRNEARLNEIATDLKARGARETIDWPLDFVSADASAELAKMVEHLGGLDILLLAYGALGDHAELERNPAAAAKLIATNFSSAAAWCLAASAVLEKQRGGTLLVIGSVAGDRGRRSNYIYGATKGGLAHLVEGIAHKLAPLGARAVIIKPGFVDTPMTDAIANKGALWATPEAVAVVIVRAGEKGGPAIYAPGFWRGIMLVVRGLPAPIFNKVNI
- the queA gene encoding tRNA preQ1(34) S-adenosylmethionine ribosyltransferase-isomerase QueA: MRVDLFDFDLPPERIALRPAVPRDTARMLIVTPGESELFKDRTIRDLPDFLRPGDILVVNNTRVIPARLEGVRSRGTTQAKIEVLLHKRVSANTWRAFAKGAKKLQRGDTIAFARNGAATLEAEVLENFGEGEVLLTFALAGDDLDRTVEKLGAMPLPPYIAGKRPADAQDADDYQSLFATHRGAVAAPTASLHFTPALKTAIAKRGVDIAEITLHVGAGTFLPVKSDDTNAHNMHAEWGEIDAEIAARLNAARAAGGRIVALGTTSLRLLESAATADGQIAPFSGDTAIFITPGYRFKAVDLLLTNFHLPRSTLFMLVSAFSGLETMQAVYRHAIATDYRFYSYGDACLLAPQS
- the rnhA gene encoding ribonuclease HI gives rise to the protein MSEKITIWTDGACSGNPGPGGWGAVMTFGGHRKELAGGEAATTNNRMELTAAIRALEALKRPCTVDLYTDSAYLRGGIMTWLAGWKKNGWRTADKKPVKNIELWQELEQAAAPHKIVWHWLKGHAGDPMNERADELAREGMRPFLRK
- a CDS encoding 2-dehydropantoate 2-reductase, with translation MFGVGAIGGYMAAELALAGHDVCGIGRGAHLAAIRQDGLKLISDGRQRVARFPASDDPSDFGPQDIVICALKAHQAHASAAEFLPLLGRDTAVVTAMNGIPWWYFYKEGGQFEGRHLQSVDPDAKQWRLIGPERAIGCAVDPACEVIAPGVIEHHQLNRFTIGEPDGARSERIAMLRDVLISAGFDAPIREGIRWNIWLKLWGNVCFNPISLLTLATLDQIANEPGLRALCKTMMLEAKAVAEALRVRIPDEMIDRRLTAAGAVPGHKMSMLQDLERGRSLEIDAIVTVVQELGRLVEVATPVVDSVLALAQERGRQSGLYC
- a CDS encoding FAD-binding oxidoreductase; this translates as MSEPFVTRNDITSWGRVVREPQHVATPRFLDQLPPLVDAARNSSLLASGLRRSYGDSCLNGDGDLIDMSKLDRIIHFDSANGILRAAAGASFSAILQLIVPHGWFLPVTPGTRFVTLGGAVANDVHGKNHHTAGTFGRHVRAIGLLRSDRGRLTLTPQTEPSLFASTVGGLGLTGLIEWVEIDLVKIDSAYLESETVPFENLDAFWDITEASAEKFEFTVAWVDCLARGDNLGRGIFSRADWTPYGSFDSHRDGTLKRIPADAPNFVLNRMSISAFNELYYRVNKARSGKKLQHYAPFFYPLDAVHGWNKLYGGKGLLQYQCVVPRATERTAIRTLLETIAADGQGSSLAVLKTFGDLPPVGLLSFPRAGTTLALDFPNRGAATLALLARLDAIVAEAGGALYPAKDGRIPSDMFQRSFPRWQELQRDPLMSSDFWRRVAI